The Gemmatimonadaceae bacterium genome contains the following window.
CTCGGGCGGCATCGACCTGACCGGCGCCGGCGCCACCCTGCCGTTCCCACTCTACCGGCGGTGGTTCCAGGAGTACGGCCGCCAAAGCGGCGTGGCGATCAACTACTACTCGGTGGGGAGCGCCGAAGGCATCCGCATGGTGCTCGCCGGCGACACGGACTTTGGCGCTGCCGACCGTCCGCTGACCGCCGCCGAGCGCACGAGAGCCAGCTGTGGAGCCGTGGAGATTCCCACTGTGCTCGGTGCGGTCGCGGTGGCCTACCGCGTGCCGGGGCTCTCGGCGCCACTGCGCCTCGACGCGGAGACGCTCGCCGACATCTTCCTTGGCCGCGTGACGCGCTGGGATGACGCGCCGATCCAGGCGCTGAACCCTGGGCTTCGCCTGCCGGCGTTGGAGATCCGTCCGGTACGGCGCGCCCGCGTCACCGGGACGGGCGCTGTCTTCAACCGCTACCTCGCGGCGAGCCTGCGCTGGCGCGCCGCCGAGGCGGCCGGCGGCCCCCAAACCGGTAGTGAGGCGGTGGAGGGCAACGAGGGCATCACGGCCGCGATTGCCGCGCGCGACGGTGCCATCGGTGCGGTGGAGTTGACCTACGCGCAGCAGGCGCGGCTAGCCGTGGCGAACCTGCGCAATGCCGCCGGCGAATACGTGGCACC
Protein-coding sequences here:
- the pstS gene encoding phosphate ABC transporter substrate-binding protein PstS, translated to MTVPPRSRVLLQSVAFGWLGLLVGFAVGVEWIRSRSEPPLPSGGIDLTGAGATLPFPLYRRWFQEYGRQSGVAINYYSVGSAEGIRMVLAGDTDFGAADRPLTAAERTRASCGAVEIPTVLGAVAVAYRVPGLSAPLRLDAETLADIFLGRVTRWDDAPIQALNPGLRLPALEIRPVRRARVTGTGAVFNRYLAASLRWRAAEAAGGPQTGSEAVEGNEGITAAIAARDGAIGAVELTYAQQARLAVANLRNAAGEYVAPSSSSVAAAARSISDPSTTDTLPGLVNSGGADAYPVVALTRIIVDGVLRDAATTAHFVSFAQWALRDGANLATELGYAPLPESVRARELRYLATLTPGACPAPARR